In the Pseudomonadota bacterium genome, TTAGGACGAAACTTTCCGCCATGAAAGCACGCAACCTTTTTATCCTGTTGGGGCTGCTGTTGGGTTCCCTGTTCCTGGACGGTCGAACCGAGGCCCGCGAGATTATCGACCTGGCAGAACGCCAGGTCATCGTCCCCGATCGGGTCGACAGAATTGTGGCGTTGGGCCCCGGCGCCCTGCGTCTGGCCACTTACCTGCAGGCCATCGATCAGGTGGTCGGCATCGAGGAACTGGAGCTGAAACCCCTGCCCGATTTTTTTCGGCCCTATTCCGAGGCCATTCGCCGGGAGCTGACCCAGCTCCCCTGCATCGGCAGCGGCGGCGCCGGCAAGCTCCCTGATTGCGAAGCTTTGCTCGCCTGCCGCCCCCAAGTGATTTTCGTCATTGGCCTGGATTATCGGCAAAGCGAAAACCTCCAGGCCAAAACCGGCATTCCGACGGTCATTCTAAGCTACGGGAAACTCGGGGTCTGGCGTCAGGAAGCGACCCGTTCGCTGACACTGATGGGAGAAATTATCGGTCGCCGGGAGCGGGCCGCAGCCATCACAGCCTACCTGGAAAAGACGCAAGCCGAACTGCGGGACCTCTGTCGGGGCGCGGCCCACCCCTCGCCCCGGGTTTATTTCGGCGGCCTGGCCTACAAGGGAGGACGCGGCTATGAAAGCACCGAGAACGGCTATTTCCCGGGCCAGTTGGTCGAGGCCGAGAATGTCGCCGGATCAGATCCGAACGGCGACCATCTGTTTATCGACCAGGAAAAACTGCTGCAATGGGACCCGGAGATTATCTTTCTCGACTCCAGCGGCCTGTCCCAGATCGCTCTTCAGTATCTGCAAAACCAAAGATTTTTCGAGCTGCTTCGAGCCGTGCGCGAAAACCATCTCTACACAGTGCTGCCCTACAACCAATATAACACCAACCTTGAAAGCGCCCTCGCCAACGCCTGGTTTATCGGCAGTCGGCTGTACCCGCAGAGTTTCGCGAAGCTCTGCATCGATACCAAGATTGACGAAATCTTCCGTTTTTTTCTGAATCTCAGGGTTGATGGAGCCACGTTACCGGCTTTTCAGCCCGTTACGCTGAAAAACCTCGCCTGCCGCTGATGGATAAAGCTTCTGCCGTCCCCATTTCCGATTATCGGAAACGGCTTCAGCGCCGCAACCTGAGCGGTGTTTTTCTGCTGCTGGCCATCATCGTTCTTTTCCTGTTATCCCTGAAAATCGGCACCTACCAATTCTCCTGGTCGACCCTGATGGAAGTCCTGGGCGGTTCCGATCGTCAACCGCTGTTGACACACGTTATTAATCGCATTCGTCTGCCCCGGGCTCTGGCCGCGCTGCTGGCCGGAGCCGCCCTGGGCTGCTCCGGCGCGGCCATGCAGAATGTCCTGCGTAACCCGCTGGCCTCCCCCTTCACCCTCGGCGTCTCGCAGGGAGCAGCCTGCGGAGCTGCCTTCGCGATTATCGTATTGGGGGCGGGACTACCTCGAGCAGATGGTTTTCTGTCCCCGAGGCTGGCCCCCTATATTGTGGTTCTTGCGGCCTTCATAGGGGCTCTGCTGACCGTCGCGGTCCTGAGCATGCTGGCTTATTTCCGCGAAATCACTCCGGAATCCCTGATTTTGTCGGGAGTGGCTCTCAGTGCTTTTTTCGGAGCCTTGACCATGCTGCTTCAGTATTTCGCCAGTGATGTCGAGGTGGCAGGCACCGTTTTCTGGACCTTTGGCGATCTCGGCAAAGCCCGCCCTCGGGATTTGTACCTGATGGCCCTGCTGCTGTTTCCAGCCCTCCTTTACCTCTGGCGCCAGGGCTGGAGTTTCAACGCCCTGCTCTGGGGCGACGACACCGCCTTAAGTCTCGGCATAGAGGTCGAACGCCTGCGTTTATTCACCCTACTGCTCACCTCCCTGCTGGCCGCGGTCACCATCGCCTTTCTCGGAATTATCGGTTTTGTCGGCCTGATCGCTCCCCATCTGATGCGCCCCCTGGTCGGCCAGGACTATCGCTATCTGATTCCCTATTCGGCCATGGCCGGAGCCCTGCTGCTGCTCGGCGCCGATCTGCTCGCCCGCCTCCTGCTGGCCCCGACGATTCTGCCGGTCGGCATTCTCACGGCTTTTGCCGGAGCCCCGCTTTTTCTCTACCTGCTGGCCCGAGGCCGCAAGGAAAGAAGATGAGTGTCGAACTGCGCCAAATTTCCTTCAGCTATCCCCATAATCAGGTTTTAACCGATATTTCCTTCAGGCTTGAAACCGGGCGGCTCGGGGTTGTTATGGGGACCAACGGCTCCGGCAAATCGACCCTGATCAAAACCATCAACCGGCTGCTCAAGCCTCAGAGGGGCACGGTTCTGCTGAACGGTGCCGACTGTCGAGACTTTTCCCGCCGTGACCTCGCCCGGCGCTGCGGGTACATGCCACAGAAATCACCGGCCATCAATTGCACGGTGTTTGAAGCCGTGCTCCTGGGACGGCAGGCGGTGACGACCGGTTTTGCCGCAAACCGGGAAAGCCATCTTCGAGAAGTTGACAGGATCCTGAAAATGATTCATCTTGATCAACTTTCCGATCGCCTGACCAGCGAACTCTCCGGAGGTGAACTGCAAAAGGTGGTCATTGCCCGAGCGCTGGTACAAAAACCCGGGCTGTTGCTGCTGGACGAACCCACCAACCACCTTGATCTGGTCAACCAGTTGGAGGTCATGGCGCTGCTACGCAAAATCACCCATGAACTCCAGCTGACCACCCTGGTCGTGACCCATGATCTCAACGCCGCCCTGCGCTTTGCCGATCACTTCATTTTTCTGCGCCGGGGCCGGCTGCACGCGGCCGGAACCAGTGCCATCATCACTCCGAAACTGATTGAAGAAGTCTTCCGGCTCAAGAGCGTGCTCACCGAGGTCGCCGGCCTGCCGGTCGTGGTTCCGCTGAGCGCCTGATTTTTTCATTTACCGTTTTCCGGCAGTCGCCCAGCCCAACCTTGTCCTTGCGGCAACGGAAAGATGCTGACTGGGCTATCCCTAAAATATTCCTTGACCTCGTCACTGTAAAATGAGTACACCTTGGCTTTCAAACTCAAGCCGCCCCAAAAAAATTTTGTCGGCTCAGGAAATCAGTCATGGCCACAAATAACCAACCGGCCGTCGGCCGCCGGCAATACCCCATCGGGCTGTTAATCCTCGGCCTATTTTTCCTCGTCCCGCCGGCAAACGCCGATAAAAGCTTGGCCGACGCTAAGCTTTTATCGCAAGCACCAAGCCCCCCCTTCGAGGAAAGGCTTTCGGCAGCCACCGCTCCTGAAACCGAAAATCAAATTCAACTCCCTTCAGGTTCTCGCCCGGTCCGCATCGGCCTCTACGAAAACAAGCCCAAGATTTTCACCGCCGCCGACGGTCGGGCTGCGGGAATTTTCGCCGGCATTATCGAGGAAGTCGCT is a window encoding:
- a CDS encoding iron ABC transporter substrate-binding protein: MKARNLFILLGLLLGSLFLDGRTEAREIIDLAERQVIVPDRVDRIVALGPGALRLATYLQAIDQVVGIEELELKPLPDFFRPYSEAIRRELTQLPCIGSGGAGKLPDCEALLACRPQVIFVIGLDYRQSENLQAKTGIPTVILSYGKLGVWRQEATRSLTLMGEIIGRRERAAAITAYLEKTQAELRDLCRGAAHPSPRVYFGGLAYKGGRGYESTENGYFPGQLVEAENVAGSDPNGDHLFIDQEKLLQWDPEIIFLDSSGLSQIALQYLQNQRFFELLRAVRENHLYTVLPYNQYNTNLESALANAWFIGSRLYPQSFAKLCIDTKIDEIFRFFLNLRVDGATLPAFQPVTLKNLACR
- a CDS encoding iron ABC transporter permease, producing the protein MDKASAVPISDYRKRLQRRNLSGVFLLLAIIVLFLLSLKIGTYQFSWSTLMEVLGGSDRQPLLTHVINRIRLPRALAALLAGAALGCSGAAMQNVLRNPLASPFTLGVSQGAACGAAFAIIVLGAGLPRADGFLSPRLAPYIVVLAAFIGALLTVAVLSMLAYFREITPESLILSGVALSAFFGALTMLLQYFASDVEVAGTVFWTFGDLGKARPRDLYLMALLLFPALLYLWRQGWSFNALLWGDDTALSLGIEVERLRLFTLLLTSLLAAVTIAFLGIIGFVGLIAPHLMRPLVGQDYRYLIPYSAMAGALLLLGADLLARLLLAPTILPVGILTAFAGAPLFLYLLARGRKERR
- a CDS encoding ABC transporter ATP-binding protein, whose product is MSVELRQISFSYPHNQVLTDISFRLETGRLGVVMGTNGSGKSTLIKTINRLLKPQRGTVLLNGADCRDFSRRDLARRCGYMPQKSPAINCTVFEAVLLGRQAVTTGFAANRESHLREVDRILKMIHLDQLSDRLTSELSGGELQKVVIARALVQKPGLLLLDEPTNHLDLVNQLEVMALLRKITHELQLTTLVVTHDLNAALRFADHFIFLRRGRLHAAGTSAIITPKLIEEVFRLKSVLTEVAGLPVVVPLSA